One segment of Triticum aestivum cultivar Chinese Spring chromosome 2A, IWGSC CS RefSeq v2.1, whole genome shotgun sequence DNA contains the following:
- the LOC123185659 gene encoding E3 ubiquitin-protein ligase EL5-like, giving the protein MIAMAGAVVAGVAAAATAGILAMASSRGDQPEDATRAVAAAAAAASQECAVCLSELAGAAGCSGDSEPSAVLVRVLPGCGHGFHDECIGRWLLLRPECPLCRCPVVTADSRLARKAVPLAEAAPALSRPARIACGFGDGRVVWTRSPPVAL; this is encoded by the coding sequence ATGATCGCTATGGCCGGCGCGGTGGTCGCTGGTGTGGCAGCCGCGGCCACGGCGGGGATTCTTGCCATGGCGTCGTCGCGCGGCGACCAGCCTGAGGATGCCACGcgcgccgtggcggcggcggcggcggcggcgtcccagGAGTGCGCGGTGTGCCTGTCGGAGCTGGCCGGAGCGGCGGGATGCTCCGGCGACTCCGAGCCATCGGCGGTGCTGGTGCGCGTGCTGCCGGGCTGTGGCCACGGGTTCCACGACGAGTGCATCGGCAGGTGGCTGCTGCTGCGCCCAGAGTGCCCGCTCTGCCGCTGTCCCGTGGTCACCGCGGACAGTCGGCTAGCCAGGAAGGCCGTGCCGCTGGCGGAGGCCGCGCCTGCCTTGTCGCGGCCGGCTAGGATCGCGTGCGGCTTCGGCGACGGGAGGGTCGTGTGGACGCGTAGCCCCCCCGTGGCATTGTGA